A portion of the Burkholderia sp. GAS332 genome contains these proteins:
- a CDS encoding transcriptional regulator, LysR family (manually curated): protein MSRQDRLPPMQALTMFESAARLASFTAAARELGSTQPAVSQRVVQLEEALGAPLFERGHRGVTLTEDGVCLFEAVRNALDTIRLATAEIRARRTPQTLTLSTDFGFATYWLMPRLSQFKALMPDVDVKIITSQNVFDPSHDQADIAIAFGDEDADWTARGALKLFPERVTPVCSPDFLAAHPQLRTPSDLMTLPLLHLEPTQPARWLSWADWFAAHGLAMPAAHRGITFNSFTLVAHAAIMGQGIALGWAPLVDELVATGQLVQPFDTPVVTERGYLLVTQRAATPAVNAFRQWLIGECGLDAE, encoded by the coding sequence ATGTCGAGGCAGGATCGCTTGCCGCCGATGCAGGCGTTGACGATGTTCGAATCCGCAGCGCGTCTTGCGAGCTTCACGGCGGCCGCGCGCGAGTTGGGTTCGACGCAGCCAGCAGTCAGTCAGCGCGTGGTGCAACTCGAAGAAGCACTCGGCGCACCGCTTTTCGAACGAGGCCATCGCGGCGTCACGCTTACGGAAGACGGCGTGTGTCTCTTCGAAGCGGTGCGCAACGCCCTCGACACCATCCGTCTTGCCACCGCCGAAATCCGCGCGCGGCGCACACCGCAAACCCTCACGCTCTCCACCGACTTCGGTTTCGCCACCTACTGGCTGATGCCGCGCCTGTCACAATTCAAAGCGCTGATGCCGGACGTCGACGTGAAGATCATCACGTCGCAAAACGTATTCGATCCCTCGCACGATCAGGCGGACATTGCGATTGCGTTCGGCGATGAGGATGCGGACTGGACCGCACGAGGTGCGCTGAAGCTATTTCCCGAGCGGGTCACGCCGGTTTGCAGTCCGGATTTTCTCGCGGCACATCCGCAACTGCGTACACCGTCAGACTTGATGACCTTGCCGCTCCTGCATCTCGAGCCCACCCAACCGGCGCGGTGGTTGTCGTGGGCCGACTGGTTCGCGGCGCACGGTCTGGCTATGCCCGCCGCGCATCGCGGCATCACGTTCAACAGTTTTACGCTCGTGGCCCACGCAGCGATCATGGGCCAGGGCATCGCGCTCGGCTGGGCGCCGCTGGTCGACGAGCTCGTTGCCACGGGGCAGCTCGTCCAACCGTTTGACACACCCGTGGTCACCGAACGCGGCTATCTGCTCGTCACACAGCGCGCGGCGACACCGGCGGTCAACGCATTCCGCCAATGGCTAATCGGCGAATGCGGACTCGACGCTGAGTGA
- a CDS encoding probable addiction module antidote protein codes for MEKIKTRPWDSAEHLKTETDMVEYFEACLREGGDDPAFLVQALGVIARVHGMAQLARDTGISREGLYKALSQDGNPSFATIIKVIRALGLELHTAPVHA; via the coding sequence ATGGAAAAGATCAAAACCCGGCCTTGGGATTCGGCCGAACACCTGAAGACCGAAACAGACATGGTTGAATACTTCGAGGCCTGTCTGCGTGAAGGCGGCGACGACCCTGCATTCCTCGTACAGGCGTTGGGCGTGATCGCGCGTGTGCATGGCATGGCGCAACTCGCCCGCGACACCGGAATCTCGCGCGAGGGGCTGTACAAGGCGCTGTCCCAAGATGGCAATCCCAGCTTCGCGACGATCATCAAGGTGATCCGCGCCCTCGGTTTGGAGTTGCACACGGCACCGGTGCACGCCTGA